The genome window CCGCCTGTGATCAATTCCCCTTTTCTTGCGCATTAGTTTCCGCGGGATATAATCTCATCGCCGTGCCGGGGACTCCTCGGTTCGGTTTATGTCTATTAAATCTAGGAGGTCTAAGAGATGACCAACGGCCCAACGTTAAACCCATTCGAGATTTCCCAGCGTCAACTCGACAAGGCAGCAGGAAAGCTCAGCCTCGACCCGCAGGTGCACGCCCTCCTGCGCGAGCCGATGCGGACTCTGCAAGTGACGATCCCGGTCAAGATGGACGACGGGACGACCAAGGTATTCACCGGATTCCGCGTTCAGTACAACGACGCGCGCGGCCCGACAAAGGGCGGAATCCGGTTCCATCCTGAGGAGACGATCGATACGGTGAAGGCACTTGCCGCGTGGATGACCTGGAAGTGCGCCGTCGTCGATATCCCCTACGGAGGCGGCAAGGGCGGAGTGATCTGCAACCCGAAGGAGATGTCGTCCGGGGAGCTGGAGCGGCTCGCCCGCGGCTACATCCGTGCAGTCGGCCGGTTCATCGGCCCGGAGCGGGACGTCCCTGCCCCGGATGTCTACACCACCCCCCAGATCATGGCGTGGATGATGGACGAGTACTCCAAGCTCGTCGGGTACAACGCCCCCGGCGTCATCACCGGGAAACCGATCCCGCTCGGCGGTTCCCTCGGCCGGGGCGATGCCACTGCCCGGGGCGCGGTGTACACCATCCTCGAGGCGGCCAAGGTGATCGGGCTCGACCTGAAGAACGCCACGGTTGCGATCCAGGGATACGGAAACGCCGGTTACTTCGCGGCGAAGCTGATGCGCGAGATCGCCGGGAGCAAGGTCGTGGCGGTCTCCGATTCCCGCGGTGGCGCCTACTCTCCGGACGGAATCGACCCCGAGGCTGCATTTGCCCAGAAGAAGGAGACCGGCTCGGTCGCCGGCCTCGCCGGAGCGAAGCCGATCTCCAACTCCGAGCTCCTCGAGCTCGACGTCGATGTCTTGATCCCGGCGGCGATCGAGAACGTGATCACCGAGAAGAACGCGGCCAACATCAAGGCGAAGATCATCGCCGAGGCGGCGAACGGGCCGACCACCCCGGAGGCCGATGAAATCCTGTACCGCAACGGCAAGTACCTCATTCCTGACTTTTTGTGCAACGCTGGCGGGGTGACCGTCTCCTACTTCGAGTGGGTGCAGAACATCGGCGGCTACTACTGGAGCCTGGAGGAGGTGCACGAGCGGCTGCGCGCCAAGATGACCAAGGCGTTCCACGACGTGCACGAGATGGCGCAGCAGAACAACGTCGACAACCGCACCGCCGCCTACATGGTATCGGTGCAGCGGGTCGCCGAGGCGATGCGCCTGCGCGGCTGGGTCTAGCCTGGCTGTTCGTTCGAGTTTGAGAAGCGCGGGGCCACTCGGCCCCGCGTTTTTTTACCACCGCTTCCATCCGCTATAATTCCGGTTTGATGAAAGGAGGTGGGTATGGCTTACGTCTCCAAGAAGGACCTGATCGACAAGGTCCGTCCGCTCGCCGAGGAGCTCTCCCGGCTGCGGGACGAGTTGGACTCCCTCCTCGACCGGATCGATGACGTAGCGGAAAACCTTGAGGAGGCCCTCGACGAGGCGGAGGACTGACCTCCGCCTCATCATCCTCCCTCCGCGTAAGCGGCCGGTTTGCCGTGAGGGAGAAGATCCGGTAGCCTTTCCCCCATGCACGAGCTCGTATTCGCCGGCGCGCACCTCGGCCAGGATATCACCCGCATCCCGGTCGGCGGAGGAGGGCAGGTGGGAAACCACCTCATCCGCTACTGGGCGCAAGAAGGGAGGTTCCGGATCACCGTCCTCGGCTCAGGCCCGGGGACCGAGTGGAACGGCGTCCCCAACGTCGAGTACCATCGGATCCCGTGGAGTGTACCCGGGCATACCGGCGTCCTCACCGACCTGTCCGTAAGCGGGTACGCCAGCTTCTCCCGCCAGTTCGAGCGCGGGGTGACTGAATTCCTCACGGAACTCGCCGCCCGGCGCGACCCGAAGCGGATCATCGTCCTCCACAACGACCTCGCTGAGGCCGGTGACTTCAGGGAGATCCATCGCCTTGGATTCCGGCAGGCGACGATATTCCACGTGGACGTGGTCGATTACGCGGCGAGCATCTACCTGCGCGGACACATCTCCGCTCCCACCCTGACGCGGGCGTTCCGGGGAGCGATGCGGCTCGGAGTGAATCGGCTCCTTCCCGACGTCCTGCGGCTGATGTTCGAGAAGCAGGAGGAATGTGCGCGCTACTCCGACCTGCTCGTCGTCCCCTCACGCGAGATGGCAGACGTGCTCATGCGTTCCTACCCGCATCTTTTGCCTGCTGACGTTCTGGTGATCCCGTGGGGCGGGTTCGGGGAGCTGGAGATGGACGAGGCAGCGGTTGCAGCGGAAGCGGCGCGGATCCGGGAGGAATACGGGTTGAATGGGGATCGCCCTCTCCTCCTTTCCCTCAGCCGCATCTCTCCGGAGAAGGGGCAGGACCTCCTCTTGACCGCGCTGCGCATCTGGGAGAGGAAGGAGCCGATCGTCCCCGATGTCGTGATCTGCGGGAAGTCAGCGTTCATCCATGGGCGGGCCTACACCGAACGGCTCCACCGCCTAGCGGCGCGATTGCACCGGGTCCGGGTGCACTTCCCGGGCTACGTCACCGGCGTCCGGAAGGCAGCATTCTTCTCGCTCGCCGACCTGTACGTCTTCCCTTCCCGCCACGAGAGCTACGGCTTGACCCTGGTGGAGGCGCTACAGGCCGGGCTCCCGGTGCTCACCACGAACCACCGCTCCGCCCGCGACCTGGTACGGGACGAGTTTGGTCGGGTGGTGGAAGCGACTCCAATGGGGATCTATCGCGGGCTGCAGGAGCTCCTCCGGTTTGATGGTCAGGAACTGGCGGCGATGGGAAGACAGGCGAAGCGGTTCGCAAGCAACCTCAGGTTTGCAGACGCCGCGCAGCGGCTGGGAGACGCCATCACGGGGTTGCTCACTCGTTAGCTTCGTGCGAGATTACGGGACTGCAGTACGCCCGAAGGGACTCGAACCCCCAACCCCCGGTTCCGAAGACCGGTGCTCTATCCAGTTGAGCTACGGGCGCAACAAGAGGAGGGTGGGAGGAGCGGCGGGGCTCGAACCCGCGACCTCTGGGACCACAACCCAGCGCGCTAGCCAGCTGCGCCACGCTCCCCATACTCGCCTACGCCCGGGAGGATTCGAACCTCCGGCCGACGGCTTAGAAGGCCGTTGCTCTGTCCACTGAGCTACGGGCGCATCCTTCAAGCGGAAGACGGGAATCGAACCCGCGTCACTGGCTTGGAAGGCCAGCGCTCTACCATTGAGCTACTTCCGCGTACCTATCTGTCGGAGAGGCCGGATTCGAACCGGCGACCTCAGCGTCCCGAACGCTGCGCGCTGACCAAACTGCGCCACTCTCCGACGAACCCTACCTCAGTCCAGCGTCACGAACATCGTGCTTCCGTTCCGCAGGATCGTGAACATCGGGTTCGCATTATCGGCCATCTTGGAGACGATCTTGTTCCAGTCGTCGACCGAGTCGATCGGCTGAAGATCGATCTCCAGAATCACGTCATCCTGCTCCAACCCGGCCCAGTCGGCCCTGCTCCCGGGTTCAACCTTGATTATGACAACTCCCCGGGGTGATTGCAATCCCAGGCGCTGGGCAACGTCGGGAGTGACCGGACCGACGGTTATTCCGAACTTCTTCACCGCCGTCGTGGAAGCAGTGGTGGGACTGCTCTGCCCGTACAGTTCCTCCTCGCTCGGCCGCTCTTGCAGGGTGACCTGGAGATGTATCGTCCGTTTGCTTCGCACGATGGTGAGGTCAACCGTCGCTCCGGCCGGGGAGCTGGAGATGATCCGTACCAGGTCCGCCGCCGACTTTACCTGCTTGGTATCGACTGCGGTGATCACGTCGCCGGACTTGAGCCCGGCGGTCTCCGCGGGCGAGCCAGCGATCACATCGGCGACAAGTGCTCCGGCCGCCACCCCGAACTTATCCGCCATCGCCGGGGTCAGGTCTTGAACCTTAACTCCGAGCCAACCACGGACCACCTTTCCCTTCGTCACGAGCTGGTCGAGGACCGCCTTGACCGGGTTGATCGCCACCGCAAAGTTGATCCCCTCGATCGCGATCCCCTGCGACTGACGGGCAATCACGGTGTTTATCCCGATGACCTTTCCCTCCGCGTTGACGAGGGGGCCGCCGGAGTTACCCGGGTTGATCGCCGCATCGGTCTGGATCAGATCCTCGTAGTACCCGATTCCATCAGGCTTCGAGATCTGGCGGTGCAGCGCACTTACGATACCGAGGGTAACGGTATAGGAGAGTCCGAGCGGGTTTCCGATCGCGATCACCCAGTCCCCGATCTCCGCCGCGTCGGAGTCCCCGAGCTCAGCGGTGGCGAGGTCAGAGGTGTCCCCTTTCAGGCGCAGTACCGCGATGTCGAGCTTCTTATCGCTCCCCACCACCGTAGCGTTCCATACCTTTCCGCTTGTGCTCGTGACCTTGATCGAGGTGGCGCTGTCGATCACGTGCTCGTTCGTCAGTACCAGCTTCTCGCCGTTGTAGTTCACCACAAGGCCGGAGCCGATCGCCCGCTCCTCCTGCTTCTGGGGGATGTTCGGCTCCCCGAAGAAGTAGTGGAAAAACGGGGCGTTGAAGAACGGGTTGCTAACCTCCACCGTTGTTGTGACGTCGATCCGGACAACGGCCGGGCCGACCTTGGCGATCGCGTTCTTGATCGCCGCCTGACCGGATGCGGCGATCGCAACCCTGTTTCCCAGCCCTCCCGTCGCGACGGTCGTAAACGCCAATGCTATCAACAGCCCAATGATCCAAACCCTCTTTCTCATTGTGAATCCCTCCTCGAAAGAATTAGGTCCGAAAAACCAGTATGATTATAAAAGGAAGGTGTGAAGATTACATGGAGGAAATGAAAAGCAGGGATGAAGCCTCGCGGAAAGTAAAGGCGATCGGGCTCCTCTCCGGCGGACTCGACAGCACCTTGGCCGCCGCGGTGGTGAAGCGGGCCGGGATCGAGGTGATCGGGCTGTACGTGAAGAACATGTTTGTAACCGACCGCCGCCGGGAGGAGCACCTGCGCCGCGCCGTGGATCAACTCGGGATCCCGCTTCGCGTGATCGACCGATCGAACGAGCACCTGAACGTGGTTCGCCACCCCCGCTATGGATATGGTTCCGGGATGAACCCGTGCGTGGACTGTCGGATCTTCATCCTCCGGACGGCGAAGGAGGTGATGGAGGAAGAAGGAGCGCAGTTCGTGGTGACCGGAGAGGTCCTCGGGCAGCGCCCGATGTCGCAGCACCGCCGCGCCCTCCTCCTCGTCGCGCGGGAGAGCGGGCTCGGCGACCGGCTCCTCCGCCCCCTGTCGGCGAACCTCCTCCCTGAGACACTTCCGGTGCGGGAGGGATGGTTGGACAAGGGTCAGCTCTACTCGATCTCCGGGCGGAGCCGCGCTCCGCAGCGTGCCCTCGCCGATGCCCTTGGGATCACGGATTACCCCCAGCCGGCCGGGGGGTGTCTCCTCACTGAGAAAGTCTACTCCGCCCGGTTGCGCGACGCGTTCTCCCACCTCGGAGCGGACGCCCTCGATCGGGAGGGGTTCGAGCTCCTCCGCCACGGCCGCCACTTCCGGCTCGGGGAAAGCGTCAAGGTGATAATTGGGAGGAATGAAGCGGAAAATGAGATCCTGTCAGAGTTCAAGCCGGGACGGATCGCGCTCGAGCCCCTCGGGGTGATGGGGCCGCTCGCCCTGGTGGAGGGGGATCCCACTCCCGAACAGCTTCGCCTCGCCGCTGCGCTCGTCGCCCGCTACTGCGATCGGGCCGACCAAGTCGAGTTCGCGGTGACGCGAGGCGATGAGACGACACGGATCACTGTATCTCCTCTCACTCCGGATGATCCCCGGATCGACGCCTGGCGGATCTGACCCAGGGGCCTACCCGTTCTGCTACCAGAATCACCCCGTATCCCGCCAGCCCGAGGGCTAACCCGAGGCCGAGCCCGTTACCCGTCCGCAACAGGGTCAAGAGTATCGGTGTGTGGGCGTGGGCGAAGCTGTTCATGATCGACGCCTGCCCGAACATTCCGAAGAACAGGTACCCCGTCCGGAGAAATGGGCTCCCGGATTTCGTCCCGAACAAAAGCAGCCCTGGATGTCCGATCAGAAACTCCTTGAACCGCGGCCGGGCGATGAGGAGCTTCTCCAACAGCCCGCGTGTCTCCCGCTCCCACGGGGGAGCGAGACCGGGTGCGTTCCCGCTGCGGATGAGGATCCACCACGCAGCGATCCCCCCGAGCAGCACGGCCCCGACGCGGAGGCCGATCCCCCACCGTGCCCCACCCCGGGGGGCGAAGAAGTCCCGAAGACCGATTTTCGTTCGCCACATATGGATGGCAGCAGCCCCGACGGGAGGGATGAGGAGGGCGGCCTTCACCCCGCGGAACCCGTAGATCTTGAGGATGAACGCGGGGTGGGAGAGGATCCCGGCAAGGAGGAGGGAAGAGGCGATCGTCCCGCCGGTGAACAGGAGGAGGTACCCGAGCCCACCGCGCAGCCTCCCTTGGGGACGCAGGATGAGGAACAGGTAGATCGGTGAAGCAGCGGCAAGGAGGAATGCGTCGAGCTGGCGGAGGGGGACATCCCCCAGTCCGCAGGCGATCGCCCCGATCCCGGCGGCAAGTAACACCCCAGCGATGGGAAGCCTCGGGAACAGTGCGATGAACACGAGGAGAACAAGGGCGGAGATTCCGATGTGAAACCCGATCCCAACCGTCCGCGGCGGGACGGGCGGCGTAGCGGCGGGTTCCCCTGGGGACAACCCTTCCCGCTCTACCGCGGCGATCGTTTCTCTGAGCCAAGCCGCTCCGAGATCGGGCAGGACGAGGGCCCTGATCCCCCGCTCCCGCACCGCGCGGACGCACCGCATCGTCGCCTCGGCCGGGGTGAGCCGCGGGAGCTGATCCCGTGGGATCTCGTGCCCGCGCACGAACCGGTGGTAGCCCTCCTTCCACAGGTCCTGCTCCGCGGCGCGGGGTTCGAACTCCCGGGCGATGAGCGTGCTTCCCCCTTTGACCAGGGCCTGGATCAGCGGATCCCCTGCTCCGAGCGCTCCCTCGATCCAGAAGTACGGAAACGAAGCCCAATCCAGGATCGCGGGGGAGACGGCTTGGTCCACGATCAGCACCGGGACCAACCCGGCGCGTACCACCTCCGCCGCGCTCATCCCCGCCCCGCGCGCGATCTCCGAGGCCCGCAGCCCGATCCCTCTCACCCCGGCATCCGCCAGGGCGGACAGAGTGATTCTCTCAATCTCGCTCGCGCGGACGATCGGGATGAACCGATCGTTTTGAAGGTCCCACCTCACCCGCAATGCATCGACCGCGATACCGAGGAGGAGCGCAGCGATCAGGATCACTCCCCCCGCCCATCTGAGCCTGCGAGTGAGGTTCATCGGTAGAAGCGCCTCTCCGCCCCGGCCAGGGCCGGGACGAGGAACTCGCAGACGTGGAGCCCGATTCGGGCGGCAAACCGGTCGGCCGGGATGTGTGGGCCGATGATCTCCGCCTCGTCCCCGATCTCCACCCCGGCGATCCCGGTGACGTCGACCATCGTGTGATCGAGGTATACCCCGCCCAGGATCGGAGCGAACCCGCCGCGGATCCAGACACCCCCGCCGTCCGCTGCGCACGGTGGGATCCCGGTCCCGTACCCGGCAGCG of Candidatus Bipolaricaulota bacterium contains these proteins:
- a CDS encoding Glu/Leu/Phe/Val dehydrogenase, which gives rise to MTNGPTLNPFEISQRQLDKAAGKLSLDPQVHALLREPMRTLQVTIPVKMDDGTTKVFTGFRVQYNDARGPTKGGIRFHPEETIDTVKALAAWMTWKCAVVDIPYGGGKGGVICNPKEMSSGELERLARGYIRAVGRFIGPERDVPAPDVYTTPQIMAWMMDEYSKLVGYNAPGVITGKPIPLGGSLGRGDATARGAVYTILEAAKVIGLDLKNATVAIQGYGNAGYFAAKLMREIAGSKVVAVSDSRGGAYSPDGIDPEAAFAQKKETGSVAGLAGAKPISNSELLELDVDVLIPAAIENVITEKNAANIKAKIIAEAANGPTTPEADEILYRNGKYLIPDFLCNAGGVTVSYFEWVQNIGGYYWSLEEVHERLRAKMTKAFHDVHEMAQQNNVDNRTAAYMVSVQRVAEAMRLRGWV
- a CDS encoding glycosyltransferase family 4 protein; its protein translation is MHELVFAGAHLGQDITRIPVGGGGQVGNHLIRYWAQEGRFRITVLGSGPGTEWNGVPNVEYHRIPWSVPGHTGVLTDLSVSGYASFSRQFERGVTEFLTELAARRDPKRIIVLHNDLAEAGDFREIHRLGFRQATIFHVDVVDYAASIYLRGHISAPTLTRAFRGAMRLGVNRLLPDVLRLMFEKQEECARYSDLLVVPSREMADVLMRSYPHLLPADVLVIPWGGFGELEMDEAAVAAEAARIREEYGLNGDRPLLLSLSRISPEKGQDLLLTALRIWERKEPIVPDVVICGKSAFIHGRAYTERLHRLAARLHRVRVHFPGYVTGVRKAAFFSLADLYVFPSRHESYGLTLVEALQAGLPVLTTNHRSARDLVRDEFGRVVEATPMGIYRGLQELLRFDGQELAAMGRQAKRFASNLRFADAAQRLGDAITGLLTR
- a CDS encoding Do family serine endopeptidase is translated as MRKRVWIIGLLIALAFTTVATGGLGNRVAIAASGQAAIKNAIAKVGPAVVRIDVTTTVEVSNPFFNAPFFHYFFGEPNIPQKQEERAIGSGLVVNYNGEKLVLTNEHVIDSATSIKVTSTSGKVWNATVVGSDKKLDIAVLRLKGDTSDLATAELGDSDAAEIGDWVIAIGNPLGLSYTVTLGIVSALHRQISKPDGIGYYEDLIQTDAAINPGNSGGPLVNAEGKVIGINTVIARQSQGIAIEGINFAVAINPVKAVLDQLVTKGKVVRGWLGVKVQDLTPAMADKFGVAAGALVADVIAGSPAETAGLKSGDVITAVDTKQVKSAADLVRIISSSPAGATVDLTIVRSKRTIHLQVTLQERPSEEELYGQSSPTTASTTAVKKFGITVGPVTPDVAQRLGLQSPRGVVIIKVEPGSRADWAGLEQDDVILEIDLQPIDSVDDWNKIVSKMADNANPMFTILRNGSTMFVTLD